The region GGAGGACCGCGTGCGTGCCTTCCTCCCACAGGTCCGCGACGTCGCCCCCGAGGCGCTGGTCACCCTGGAGCCGCTGCAGGCGGTCTGCCATCTCACCGGCGTGCCTCGCCCTGCCGCCGGAGAGGAGATGCGCTGATGCCCGTCCTCATGGTCTTTCTGGCACGGGACTCCGGCCCGGCGTAGTCGGATCGAAGAGCTGGACGACCGGGTCGAGGACGTCGCATACGTCGGCTGGAGCGGTCCGCGCTCTCCACGGGGGTGTCCCGTCCCGTTCGAATTTCCCTCCCGGGCGGCAGGGCGACCAGCAGATAGGTAATTCCCGGTGAGATCACCGGCCTGTCCTGTCCCAGGTCTTGTTGCCGCTGAGTGAGCTTTGGGGTGTGACCGTCCCGCTCTTCGTTGTTTGCGAGACGGGAGTGCGGGTGGGCATGATGCCGCGCATCCCCAGGAGCGAGGTTTAGGGTGGTCGTACGGCATCGGTGGGGTCGCAGGAGATGGTGCCCGAAGGGCGGCAGTGACGCGACGACGGTCCTTGCTCACCTGGAGCAGGGACGGGTGCACGGTGGTCGGTGTGCAGAGGCGCGCGGGACGTAGCGGTTTGAGGAGTGTGGCCGGAGGGCTGAGGACGGTTGCCGGGCCGGCCGAGCGGGCTACGGCAGGCGAGGAGGCGCAGCTGCGGCGTGCAGCGCGCCGCCGGGAGTTCGCGGTGCTCTCTGTGATCGCCGTCGGTGGGGCGGTAGGGGCGGGCGCCCGCTACGAGGCGGGGCAGCTGTGGCCCACCGGCAGCAGCGCGTTTCCGTGGACAACGCTGGGGATCAATGCCGTTGGCTGCCTGATCATCGGCGTGTTTCTGGTGGCGGTCACCGAGGTGTGGTCGCCGCACCATCTGTTGCGGCCGTTCTTCGGCACCGGGGTGCTGGGCGGCTTCACCACCTTCTCCACGTACTGCGCCGACATCGAGCGCCTGGTCGCACAGGAGCGGGCCGGTATTGCGCTGGCCTACCTGGCGGTGACCGTCGTGGCCGCGATGGTTGCGGTGACGATCGGCGTGGCGGCCGGGCGCCGCGCCCTAGCCGGAAGGATGCAGTAATGAAGCTCACTGGTCGCGCGTTGCGCATGACGGTCTTCGTGGACGACACAGACACCTGGCACCACAAGCCGCTTTACACCGAGATCGTGCATCGTGCTCACGCGGCGGGACTGGCCGGGGCGTCGGTCTTCCGCGGGGTGGAGGGGTTCGGGGCGTCCTCGATCGTGCACACCACCCGGTTGCTGTCGATGGCGGACGACCTGCCGACCGCGGTTGTCATCGTGGACGAGGAAGACCGGATCCGTTCCTTCCTGCCACAGCTGGACGAACTGGCCATCGAAGGCCTGGTGACCCTGGAGGAGGTTCAGGTGGTGCACTACGTGGGACGGGAGGCCGTGAGCCGATGAGGCTCCTGCTGGTGCTGCTGGGCGGCGCCATCGGGGCCCCGCTGCGGTACCTGACCGACCGGGCGGTCCAGGCGCGCCACGACACGGTCTTCCCCTGGGGCACCTTCGCCGCCAACATCACCGGCTCGGTGATCCTCGGCGTGCTGACGGGGGCGGCGCTGTCCGGCGCCGCGTCGAAGGACGTGCAGCTGTTCCTGGGGACGGGGCTGTGCGGGGCGCTGACCACGTACTCGACGTTCTCCTACGAAACGCTGAGCCTGGCCGCGGCTGGCGCGAGGTTCCTGGCGTTCGCCAACGTGGCGGCTTCGGTCATCGCCGGGCTCGGAGCGGTGTTCATCGGCTTGGCCGTGGCCAAGGCGGTGTTCGGATAGGCCCCGCCCTCACCATCCGGACACCGCTAGGGCCACCGTTCGCTCCGGCAGCGCCGCCCGCGTCAGACGGCGTCGGCGTGCGTCTGGCCGATGCGG is a window of Streptomyces sp. NBC_00271 DNA encoding:
- the crcB gene encoding fluoride efflux transporter CrcB; this translates as MLSVIAVGGAVGAGARYEAGQLWPTGSSAFPWTTLGINAVGCLIIGVFLVAVTEVWSPHHLLRPFFGTGVLGGFTTFSTYCADIERLVAQERAGIALAYLAVTVVAAMVAVTIGVAAGRRALAGRMQ
- a CDS encoding DUF190 domain-containing protein; amino-acid sequence: MKLTGRALRMTVFVDDTDTWHHKPLYTEIVHRAHAAGLAGASVFRGVEGFGASSIVHTTRLLSMADDLPTAVVIVDEEDRIRSFLPQLDELAIEGLVTLEEVQVVHYVGREAVSR
- the crcB gene encoding fluoride efflux transporter CrcB; protein product: MRLLLVLLGGAIGAPLRYLTDRAVQARHDTVFPWGTFAANITGSVILGVLTGAALSGAASKDVQLFLGTGLCGALTTYSTFSYETLSLAAAGARFLAFANVAASVIAGLGAVFIGLAVAKAVFG